aatcaacttattttatcaataatactattatattttattatatttataaattcatttatTCGGAGTGAGGGGAATGCCAGCCAGAAACTATGACACCTGAGCACTTTACACTCATATGTTATGTTGCAGAAATGCCAGCCAAATTCGATTTCTAGaacactttttgccaattgcACTATAAACAATAAACTCAATCACACATTCCCAAATcattataggtatacctaatccttctagcaatttttttcacaggtaCGATGTATTTAATTATCAAAAGATAAACGACACATTCAAATACGTGAAAATCAGCGAATATAGCTGCGAttcttcaaattacaaattatacCATTCAAATTGGACCcacttcgaaaaatttgcaagtTATCAGTTACCTGGAGGTAAATCTTCGTTTAAAAGTTCGTGTTCTGATCCTTGTATTTTTGGACATATTAAGGTAACTTTTCgtacataaataggtactatATTGAAATTGTGAATAAATCAAGTATCATAATacacaaaatgtattttttgtattattcATTATTGAAGCAAAACCAAGGACGCAACGAATATGCGGGAAGCGGACACGGGGAAAATGGCGAATCTGCATGTTGTTGGTCCTGCGTACCATGCAAACCCGAAGAAATTGTATCTGATAGCACCACTTGTAAACCGTGTGCACAAGGTCAATGGCCAGATCACAACAAAACTAGTACGTTTTTTTTCcactaagtataggtacatatctcaTTCACTGATATAAAAACccataataatttcattttggtttcgCAGAATGTTTGAAATTACCAATCGAATACGCTCAATGGACATCATCGCAGTGCTACTTGGCTACAGGATTATCCATATTTGGCATTATTCTAACCCTGTTGACCACAGCGGTCTTCTTCAAGCACAGAGATACTCCCGTGGTCAAGTCTTCAACGAGGGAACTATGTTACATAATTTTACTCGGGGTTTTAATGCATCACTGCACGATTTTCCTGTGTGCCGCCGAGCCATCGATAATAACTTGCTTTCTGTTGAGAATATGCCCACCGATGAGCTACACTCTTGTATTTGGAGCCTTACTGGTGAAAACGAATCGAATCGCACGGTTATTGGTGATATCCAAAAGGAGATTTCCAAATCTGAATCCTAGGTTTATGACTTTAAAAGCTCAGGTGTATACTTTTGTATCAATCAAATTTCGAACTTGttaactttctttttttttacaaagttttcaatttttttccagggTATCTTGGTAGGTATATTGATAATGGTGCAAGTAATACTCAGTTCGATCAATGTGACTGTTTGGCAAACTACCCTGATATGGGAATTCAATAAGGACATGCAAACCCCGAAAACCTTAAAAAGATGCGACTTCACTGCAGAAGCAAGCGCGATCTGCGCTATTTATAATTTAATTCTCATGTTTTTATGCAGTTATTACGCCTTCAAAGCTCGAAATATACCTGATAACTTCAACGAAGCCAAGTTTATTGGATTCTTGACCTACATCACCACACTAACTTGCACCGCTTGTACTCTGATTTATTATGGTAGCGAACGGAAAGTAAGATATGATTATTAAtgattttatataggtacctatgtaaatgcTAAAATTCAATGAGAAACTTATAAATTTGTCTAATCAGATGTTATCTGTTGGAATAAGTATGTCGGTGAATGGATTCAACgtattgattttattattttttccaaaactttacATAATTTTATGGGTTCCGGAGCGCAACACGAGACAATATTTCACCACAGCGACGGGTATCAGGTGCATAATTGGTCGTAAGGATATAATTTCCAATGAGCAATTACTAAGGAAGTAAGCaagctgtgaaaatttcatcggtGATACTTTTCGATGATATGAATTACATGTGAAAATGTTCGCTATGTTGTAGAAAGTTCATGAGGAAAGACTTGGAAAATATTGAGGATTTATACTCCTTGAGAACTTCATCAACGAAGGAAACGAGTGAAGACACCACCAGACAAGAATTTTGAACTGGAATTTCTTCTTGTTGCCTATATGTATCTGAATTAGACAGATCTCTTAGTACATACTTATCATACCTTGTTGCATTTACGTACTTATTACaagcacaaaaaataaaatttaagaaagaaaactttttttccataAGACAGACGAAGTAAGTATACGaatccaaaatttaattctcgGAGAAACTGCATTATTCTCAAATAAGATGACCCGAGGGTGATTTTATTCCCAATATTTTAAAACCGTAGAAAAATTTACAGGATCCTATCGAAGATTTACAACTTGTTACGATTTCTatagcaatttttcaactcaagttCGAAGTCGacatattcaaaattattcaacatcaGAAGCAATAAGAGCACGAATGACGTAAATCATGCgggtggaaaatgaaaataatttcgtgcggaaaaaaaacatggtttggTTGTAGGATCATTAAGATGTTTGCACAATTGTTTCTATCGTTTTTGGCGATTCTGATTCGTAAAAACTTCGAGTTCATTTGTTTAGCTGAAACAGTAAtcgtttagaattttttcgcgATATTCAGAACACAAGTAAATCGTTCGTCGTGAAACCCGTATTATCGTACGAGAGGTAAAAATCAAGGAATCTTCGAAAACTTGAGATGAATTCGAACAGGAGcataatttggaatattttcatcatcatcattatcagcACAATTCATTGTGGTAAGAATGAATATGCATATCACTTAAATTGAGCCatgaaataaattatttgatttcAATCTTCTCGCTCAGAAAAGATCATTCGGTCTAACTACACATTTCacgttaaaattattaaatggaacaaattttgaaaaaaacaaaacgatggtgttgtggaagaagggccaaactgttttttccacgatttttttcgctcagggGAACAGTGCTATAACGGCCAGAGTTGGACAGAtaaaaagggccaaactgttTCAGAGCCAAGCTTCATCATTCAGTTTAGCTGTGAGACAGTTTGGTCCTTTTTATCTGTCCAACTCTGGCTGTTATAGCACTGTTTCTCTgagcgaaaaaaatcttggaaaaaacagtttggcccttcttccacaacaccatcgaaaatatgtacttaaaacttctaaaaaattgaaaatagggcATTTCAAACTACGTCATCCAAGTCACGTGATAACGAACTGGTGTGTAAACCAAGTCGAATAATATACAGTACTGAATGGAGAATCGTATTGTTCTCGCTGTTTActgaaattactcaaaatgttcaacgaacacattgatattttaatactgcaaaatgttcgtagttttatcctctttacattgattttttcctgaaagctctaccttttaccgttcaaaagttcttgaagttaaaagttgcgaaaacaaggcaAAAACCAGCTGCAGGCGGCAAGTAATGAACTCTTTCGGCAACTTTAACctacaagaatttttgaacggttaAGGGTAGAGCTTTCGGGGAAGAATCaaattaaagaggataaaattacgaacattttgatgtattaaaatacctatgagTTCGATGAAAATGtagagtaattttagttcaaagttcaacacTTGCCACCCGCAGCTGGTTTTagccttgttttcgcaactttaaattacgaaaacttttgaacggtaaaaggtagagctttcgggaaaaactCAATTTAAAGAGCATAAAACTACAAacattttgctatttttgctgtattaaaatatcaatgtgttcgttgaaaattttgagtaattttattttaaacagcGAGCACAATACCTAGTACATTTCGCATCGTTTGCACACCATTTCGATTATCAGACGGGTGTGACGtcactttattgaaaaattgaaaagatggTGAAAATGGAAATATGAATTatctaattcgaaaaaatgatgaaagcattttaaataaatgtttaatttgattttatgGTTTTTAACAGCTTGGAAATTAAATTGATATGCACATATTTACAAAATCTGccgtttttcaaaatgtatcttgccataaaaattgctttaaaacgTTTCAAGAATTTTACTTTCTCAACCCGAATAATAAATTCAATACTTTATATCTccgtcaaaaaattgttttcatacTTAGGTTTTTGAAGGGGGAGGAGggttgaaagttttaaaaattggtaaagatAATGATGGATGGCCCATAGAGCTCAAAAATTTATgcaactttctcaaaaaaattgaaaacatgttttttggaaatttttggctaaGCTTAAGTACTTAGATCctaaaagatcaaaattttcgaaaaaatttaaattttaagcaACGTACGTTGAAAGACATgggaatgataatttttgattctcAAGCCTCAAAGGGATTATTTCATTTCCCTTACCGCGAAAACACCCGCGTCGTCAAGCAGGGAAACGACGATCAGCGCCTCTACAGGGACCgtttggaaaaacttttcacgaaattttacgtGATTCCCCTTACCGCTGTGACCTTCAGTTGTGCATCTTCATTGTACATGTATAGGTCCCTGGTAggataattcattattttataaattatttccaAGTcgctgattttcatttttttttttaatccctAAAAATTTGATCCCTCCACTGTGAAAAGGAGTCATGCCAGAAACGCCACCACCCCCCCCCATTTgagaaaatatataaaaatcctattattttcaaacaatttttatttctgcATCAGAATTCTGAACAATTACCTTGAATTTCCTTTACAAGGAATCTAAAGCcggattaaaataaaattattccgGGTCAGAATCTTTTCTGAATAACTcttctttcaagaaaaaaacctcCTTTGGCCCTCCAAACATACCTATAGAAGCCTTGTATAAACTTCCCTTccccgttgaaaaaaaaatgaaaaatgtaaaaatgttttgaaaatttttcatattccaagttgaaataagtaagtaaagtcaataaagaaaaatttcaaaattttgcaatttttagcaaatgtTTCGAAAATGAGGTCACCTAAAAAAAAGCTAATGACATTTTGACGAGTAAAAATAATTGGATTTTTCTAagaaattaataggtacctacttacactcAATAATATTTCAGCAGTgagctgatttttattttttttcaatgaaactaCATAAGACCCTTCACCTGAAAAGTTTCAGTATCCACGAACAAAATTCTACgaatttgaatgttgaattAAGTATGAAagttatcaaaatattttgctgaaatatcgcctcctcctccccccccccaaacgaGAAATCCTCataagaatttgattttttatctcaaattaggtactcgtacatatacacGTTCAACAACTCTATTAAAATTAACTTTTTATGCTCAGCTTTAGGCCAACCATACGAACCTGTAGTTTACTTCGATGCTCCCGAGTCTCACTATTTCGCATTCCAAGAGGTGAAATACGACTCCATTAACGAACATTACGTAGTGAGAACGGCTAAAGAAGATGAAGTAATATCCATAGCCTGTCCCAGTCAGAATGGAGATCATTCGCTCATAATTCAAGAATCAGTATTCCACAAAGCAGCCGTTCTCCCTGTATGCACAAATCTCGTCAAATCGCAAACTTTTCTCTCAGATACTCAGGAGGGATTCAGCGCTGTTGGatatttggtaagatttttatcattaaaattgGTACGTATATTCCGCTTTAAATTATTGAACATTTTCGTCAAATCGACAGATTCATACACCAAAAGTGGGATGGACTCATcactttaaaaatattcctgagGTAAGAGGAAATCTTGCTCTTTTAAGATCTCTTTCTTCTCTTTCCCGACAACATAAATGCATTCTTTCATAAGTTGGATTTCCTTACATGTAGAGACATATGGTCGTTggagtaatttatttcaaattcgacGAATATTTCAAAAGAGTTAAATCTATTTGGTACGTCATTGTTGGGGGTAAATATTTGAACCTAAAGCTGAGTCGTGAAGAAGATGAAATCTGGAAATACGAAAAGAATGAAGATATTTACCGTTACGATTTAGACCCCTTGTACAAGCAAGTACgtgaatcgatatttttttgggggtatATCTTCGAAGCGTTCTAAAATATTGTGATGTTTTTACTAGGATGGCTGCCCATTTGTCAAAGTACCACTAGCTCCTGAAGAAGATTTCCTCTTTGATAATTGGAAATCAGCAACACGGCAGAATGTCTTGACTGCTCCAATGTGGCGTGATTTAGAAGATCAATGGCAAGCTTTGGAAATATTTATACGAAAAGTAGCCCGagtaagtactcgtacctatgcaaatttcaaattattactTTTCTGTTTTACGTTTAAAATTCGTATGCACTATGCGGGCAACGAAATAGACCTACCTAatacatttttgatgatttttttccctctcaattgaaataatttgtaGATCGTCAATTCAGTCACAGTGACCACCGGGATAAGCGGAAGGATAATGAAGCGACCCTACCAACTGGATAATTCTTCTCCGAAATACGTATATTTGGAAAACGAAAATTACCCCATAcccaagtatttttggaaatcagtTACTATGCAGTTTTCCGACGATAAACGAGATTACAGCTACGGAATCTTGTTCATCATGCATAATTTGAATTTGTCAGATCCTAATTCCGAATCAGATGATGGGAGAAGAATCTGTTTAAATTACGATATCGCCGAATTGGGGTGGACATTTTTAGGAAAAGTCCAGCTTAAAAGTCCCATGTACGGTTGCTTGTTGAATAACAAAGCTACGTCACGTTTTGGTGAGAAAGTGATAGGAGAATTTGaagatttcaatttgaatttgctATCGATGATAGAGTTTGATGATGATGAGAAAAGTATGGTTAAACAAGTGAACGTTGTTGCGAAAATTCAGCAGATGGAAaaggaaactgaaaaaatgtgatattcttgaatcatttttaatcaTGATCCGATAGGTAGTTTAATTCCCATcattgatgtaaattttgaacatttttactcaTTGTCATAATTATTAGcctatttttacgaaattttaaaatgtaattttataaataagtatacctatttttgaattatttaaaaatctttgagaaaaatttagtaACTCGCACTTTTCAtgcgataggtacctacatgtacagagaaaaccaaatttcaacttgtatcctttattttggatttaaaccgaATCCCAATGgtgaatatattttgaaaatatttgtctAAATTGATCGAAAGGTCACAAATACATGTATATCTGAGTTGGTatgagctgaatttcattttcacctagACTTACTATGTTATTTCGAGAACTCGAGAATCCAAAAGGACTTtcgaatctttaaaaattcgccaaaactcGATTAATGAATTCcataaccaaaaatttcaaacttttaagccagtttgctcatttttttcatgagaaatgggctattgaagttttgaaaattcgccaaaaatcgataaatgaaAATCAGCACTTGAAGTTTTTGCTGGATGGGGTATTTTGGAGTCCCTTCTCGATTCCCCATTGCTCATGGTGCAGTAGTTTTTGCGTCGGTTGGAATACTTAATACTTCTCTTATAAGGGGTGGACTTCGATTTTTAGGGTCCTGAATTCGGGTAAAGGAAGTGCAAACATCAagagatcaaaatttaaaaaaattatttttctaagaATAATTGTGTTGTTACTGCAAgtccaaaatttgaaacaaaattagaGGAATTTTTAAAccaccatttttaaatttttaaaagagccAATtacaacccccaacattttaaaaaaaattccccaaaaagcTTCCtcgaaaatagagaaaaaattccccaaaatacTTCCTCGAAAAAAGagaatattttcttcttttttcgagGAAgctttttggagatttttttctaatgttgGGGGTTGTAATTGgcccttttaaaaatttaaaaatggtggtttaaaaatttcacaaattttgtttcaaattttagacTTGCAGTAACAACACAATTAAtctgagaaaaatgatttttttaaattttgtagaTAGATAACTTTTTTGGTTGCGAGGAGGAGGGGAAGGAGGAGGAGGTATTTcagataaaaatgaatatttttttcattgtctgcaaaaaaaaaaagggcagtTTTTGTTAAAGGCTTCCAAATCGACTTGTATGTAAATTGCCACAAATGATTCGAGGACACAttaaccaattttcaaatttacctttACCTCAAGATTTTAACTTTTTGTACAAATCGATAGGGTTTCCcct
This region of Planococcus citri chromosome 5, ihPlaCitr1.1, whole genome shotgun sequence genomic DNA includes:
- the LOC135847288 gene encoding uncharacterized protein LOC135847288 codes for the protein MNSNRSIIWNIFIIIIISTIHCALGQPYEPVVYFDAPESHYFAFQEVKYDSINEHYVVRTAKEDEVISIACPSQNGDHSLIIQESVFHKAAVLPVCTNLVKSQTFLSDTQEGFSAVGYLIHTPKVGWTHHFKNIPERHMVVGVIYFKFDEYFKRVKSIWYVIVGGKYLNLKLSREEDEIWKYEKNEDIYRYDLDPLYKQDGCPFVKVPLAPEEDFLFDNWKSATRQNVLTAPMWRDLEDQWQALEIFIRKVARIVNSVTVTTGISGRIMKRPYQLDNSSPKYVYLENENYPIPKYFWKSVTMQFSDDKRDYSYGILFIMHNLNLSDPNSESDDGRRICLNYDIAELGWTFLGKVQLKSPMYGCLLNNKATSRFGEKVIGEFEDFNLNLLSMIEFDDDEKSMVKQVNVVAKIQQMEKETEKM